A portion of the Megalobrama amblycephala isolate DHTTF-2021 linkage group LG23, ASM1881202v1, whole genome shotgun sequence genome contains these proteins:
- the sash3 gene encoding SAM and SH3 domain-containing protein 3 produces MLRRKPSNASEKEQAQVQKKKLSLQRSSSFKDFMKPKPSSPVVSPEATLDETHLEGAPPEDSGKSNGKLGKRWRNVISRTMTRKTSKMVQKALAEEGNESGEDGSMSPMSPSDWIPDLTAGNRISVCSNSSEDIIHSPLSRQLSGCSDRQSLDSGFSQRDSMRLEDSTYTGPFCGRALVHTDFTPSPYDMESLKLQKGDIIQIIEKPPVGTWTGKLNNKVGSFKFIYVTILPEEDTPPKRKRCHSHGRQKPKPKTLEEVLERIGLTELGSLLSMHGFQSLEDFTGLKESHLNELNITDPEQRVKILKAAELLHDSEDESDNEEQKTEMPRDSGCYESTENLTNGGEEPQVESQPEPETDSDTETKLNAVQEQLEEMKVEDSPENQTE; encoded by the exons CTGTCTCTGCAAAGATCCAGCAGCTTCAAAGACTTCATGAAGCCAAAGCCATCATCTCCTGTAGTGAGCCCTGAGGCTACCTTGGATGAAACA CATTTGGAGGGTGCTCCACCTGAGGATTCAGGGAAAAGTAACGGAAAACTTGGAAAGAGATGGAGAAATGTCATATCTCGCACAATGACTCGTAAAACGTCCAAGATGGTACAGAAAGCCCTTGCAGAGGAGGGG AATGAGAGTGGGGAGGACGGCTCCATGTCTCCGATGTCTCCAAGCGACTGGATTCCAGATCTCACTGCTGGGAACAGAATATCTGTGTGCTCCaacagttcagaggacataatACACAGCCCTCTCTCACGCCAGCTCTCTGGAT GTTCTGACAGACAGAGTCTGGACAGTGGCTTCAGCCAGAGAGACAGTATGAGACTGGAGGACAGCACCTACACAGGGCCCTTCTGCGGCAGAGCCCTTGTCCACACTGACTTCACCCCCAGTCCATATGACATGGAATCTCTCAAACTACAG AAAGGAGACATTATCCAGATCATTGAGAAGCCACCAGTAGGCACCTGGACTGGTAAACTTAATAACAAAGTGGGCTCCTTTAAATTCATCTACGTCACAATACTACCAGAAGAGGACACGCCACCAAAGAGGAAGCGATGCCACAGTCACGGACGCCAGAAACCCAAACCAAAAACCTTGGAGGAAGTTCTGGAGAGAATAGGCCTTACT GAGCTGGGATCTCTTCTGTCCATGCATGGCTTCCAGAGTTTGGAGGACTTCACCGGCCTGAAGGAGTCTCACCTGAACGAGCTGAACATCACAGACCCTGAGCAACGAGTAAAGATATTGAAAGCAGCAGAACTGCTTCATGACT CGGAGGATGAATCCGATAACGAGGAGCAAAAGACTGAAATGCCGCGGGACTCGGGTTGTTACGAGAGCACGGAGAACCTGACAAACGGAGGTGAGGAGCCCCAGGTGGAATCCCAACCGGAGCCAGAAACAGATTCGGACACAGAAACAAAGCTCAATGCCGTTCAGGAACAACTGGAGGAGATGAAGGTGGAGGATAGTCCTGAGAATCAAACAGAGTGA